A section of the Myxococcus virescens genome encodes:
- a CDS encoding CTP synthase, translating into MRSKKTKFIFVTGGVVSSLGKGLASASIGALLENRGLAVTLIKLDPYINVDPGTMSPFQHGEVFVTEDGGETDMDLGHYERFTNARMSRLNNFTSGRIYHAVIMKERRGEYLGKTVQVIPHVTDEIKSSIRQAAQDADVVIVEVGGTVGDIESLPFLEAIRQMRYDVGNENVVYVHLTLLPYIGAAGEVKTKPTQHSVMKLREIGIQPDFLVCRTDREVPRELKDKIAMFCNVDTRSVFTSPDVRSTYELPLELHRQGLDERLAEVLNIWSRAPHLERWENIIRKVYEPARGQVRIAIVGKYVNLTESYKSLNEALLHGGIANDVKVNLHFVDSQEVEEQGAEKLLAGVDAILVPGGFGVRGTEGKIAAVRYAREKKVPFFGICLGLQMAVVEFSRGVLGLSSANSLEFNEHTPHPVVTLMESQVKVQDKGGTMRLGSYACALKPGSLAHQLYGQDTIQERHRHRYEVNNAYRSKLQEAGLVISGSNPELNLVEMIELADHPYFVGCQFHPEFKSKPFAPHPLFSGFIRAALAQRDANAAAGKVTE; encoded by the coding sequence ATGCGCTCCAAGAAAACCAAGTTCATCTTCGTGACGGGCGGAGTGGTCAGCTCCCTCGGCAAGGGTCTCGCCTCCGCTTCGATTGGCGCCCTGCTGGAGAACCGTGGGCTGGCCGTCACCCTCATCAAGCTGGACCCCTACATCAACGTGGACCCGGGCACGATGAGCCCGTTCCAGCACGGCGAGGTGTTCGTCACCGAGGACGGCGGTGAGACGGACATGGACCTCGGCCACTACGAGCGGTTCACCAACGCGCGGATGAGCCGGCTCAACAACTTCACGTCCGGCCGCATCTACCACGCGGTCATCATGAAGGAGCGGCGGGGCGAATACCTGGGCAAGACGGTCCAGGTGATTCCGCACGTCACCGACGAAATCAAGTCCAGCATCCGCCAGGCGGCGCAGGACGCGGACGTGGTCATCGTGGAGGTGGGCGGCACCGTGGGCGACATCGAGTCGCTGCCCTTCCTCGAGGCCATCCGGCAGATGCGCTACGACGTGGGCAACGAGAACGTCGTCTACGTCCACCTCACGCTGCTGCCGTACATCGGCGCGGCTGGCGAGGTGAAGACCAAGCCCACGCAGCACTCGGTGATGAAGCTGCGGGAGATAGGCATCCAGCCCGACTTCCTCGTGTGCCGCACCGACCGCGAGGTGCCCCGCGAGCTGAAGGACAAGATTGCCATGTTCTGCAACGTGGACACTCGCAGCGTCTTCACGTCGCCGGACGTGCGCAGCACCTACGAGCTGCCGCTGGAGCTGCACCGCCAGGGCCTGGATGAGCGGCTCGCGGAGGTCCTCAACATCTGGAGCCGGGCGCCCCACCTGGAGCGCTGGGAGAACATCATCCGCAAGGTGTACGAGCCCGCGCGCGGCCAGGTCCGCATCGCGATTGTCGGCAAGTACGTCAACCTCACGGAGAGCTACAAGAGCCTCAACGAGGCGCTGCTGCACGGCGGCATCGCCAACGACGTGAAGGTGAACCTGCACTTCGTCGACAGCCAGGAGGTCGAAGAGCAGGGCGCGGAGAAGCTGCTGGCCGGCGTGGACGCCATCCTGGTGCCCGGCGGCTTCGGCGTGCGCGGCACCGAGGGCAAGATCGCCGCCGTGCGCTACGCCCGTGAGAAGAAGGTGCCGTTCTTCGGCATCTGCCTGGGCCTGCAGATGGCCGTGGTGGAGTTCAGCCGCGGCGTGCTGGGCCTGTCCTCCGCCAACAGCTTGGAGTTCAACGAGCACACGCCGCACCCGGTGGTGACGCTCATGGAGAGCCAGGTGAAGGTGCAGGACAAGGGCGGCACCATGCGCCTGGGCAGCTACGCCTGTGCGCTGAAGCCCGGCTCGCTCGCCCACCAGCTCTACGGGCAGGACACCATCCAGGAGCGCCACCGCCACCGCTACGAAGTGAACAACGCGTACCGCAGCAAGCTGCAGGAGGCGGGGCTGGTCATCTCCGGCTCCAACCCCGAGCTCAACCTGGTGGAGATGATTGAGCTGGCCGACCACCCCTACTTCGTCGGCTGCCAGTTCCACCCTGAATTCAAGAGCAAGCCCTTCGCACCCCACCCCCTCTTCTCCGGCTTCATCCGCGCGGCGCTCGCCCAGCGGGACGCGAACGCGGCGGCCGGCAAGGTGACGGAATGA